One part of the Dunckerocampus dactyliophorus isolate RoL2022-P2 chromosome 11, RoL_Ddac_1.1, whole genome shotgun sequence genome encodes these proteins:
- the adad1 gene encoding adenosine deaminase domain-containing protein 1 isoform X1 → MRRKLARVCSIQVRKEETVFQSHHLGREKAIRMFSGRQPAYGSQGACMAQTPKHHPQQQTKNKFSSGPSVEPQMLIDRYKRGETHAVSLLHQLAQSLQFHLEIKETVTAGNTTRLIFAFCVLIDGVQYKTGMGPTKKEARLKAAELALHDLLPTLDKEKSDLPNTSAFPPLLPAKEESFMSEIQSSRLIRERKSPANLQIPNAVRDQLTKLMNSHPQFSACAATIAAFVIQTSSGCEVVALGSGNYNAKESTSTNGRVVHDSHAVVTARRSLMRFFYQQLLMFYSKTPHLTEKSIFQHNNNNNNSGLLSLKSGITLHLYVNHLPKGATKKPFSMSLNPLSITAWQMNNELGLHLLVEGKVFPVFTFEHCSSKMVSMSAADKITQWQVLGYQGALLSHFIEPVYVQSILIGDSGCGDTRGMELAVIRRTETITFQLPMFYCMMRPQIFTVPPVASSSGDDDLQVAYSLNWSEGDISIEVVDGLSGRTLDESPFKSGSALASRLCKAAMLHRFKLVAKEAERQELLATSSYREAKRMSKPYQEAKNMLRAFLLQQGYGSWPDKIMVSDTFNM, encoded by the exons gACGGGAAAAGGCTATCAGGATGTTTTCTGGTAGACAACCCGCTTATGGTTCTCAAGGAGCCTGCATGGCACAAACACCAAAGCATCATCCtcagcaacaaacaaaaaacaaattttctTCAG GTCCATCTGTGGAACCACAAATGCTGATTGACAGGTACAAGCGTGGCGAGACGCACGCCGTGTCCTTGCTGCATCAGTTGGCCCAGTCTCTGCAGTTCCACCTGGAGATCAAGGAGACGGTGACCGCAG GTAACACAACAAGGCTGATCTTTGCCTTTTGCGTACTGATCGATGGCGTCCAGTACAAGACTGGCATGGGACCCACAAAGAAGGAGGCCCGGCTCAAAGCCGCAGAGTTGGCCCTTCATGACCTGCTGCCCACTTTGGATAAAGAGAAGTCCGACCTCCCCAACACGTCAG CGTTCCCACCGCTGCTACCAGCCAAAGAGGAGTCGTTCATGTCAGAGATCCAGTCCAGTAGATTGATTCGTG AGAGGAAAAGTCCTGCTAACCTGCAGATACCAAATGCTGTCAGGGATCAGCTCACCAAGTTGATGAACAGCCACCCTCAGTTCTCTGCCTGCGCAGCCACCATTGCAGCGTTTGTCATTCAGACTT CCAGTGGATGTGAGGTGGTGGCTCTCGGCAGTGGCAACTATAACGCCAAAGAGAGCACGTCAACAAATGGACGTGTTGTGCACGACTCGCATGCGGTGGTGACTGCCAGGAGGTCACTTATGAg ATTTTTCTACCAGCAACTACTGATGTTCTACAGCAAAACACCCCATCTGACTGAGAAGTCAATCTTtcagcacaacaacaacaacaacaacagtgggCTCCTCAGCCTGAAGAGCGGCATCACCCTGCACCTCTATGTCAACCACCTGCCAAAGGGTGCCACCAAGAAACCTTTCAGCAT GTCCCTGAACCCACTTTCCATCACAGCATGGCAGATGAACAATGAGCTAGGCCTGCACTTGTTGGTAGAGGGCAAG gtgttcCCAGTTTTCACATTCGAGCACTGCAGCTCCAAGATGGTCAGCATGTCGGCGGCGGACAAGATCACCCAGTGGCAAGTGCTGGGCTACCAGGGAGCCTTGCTGAGCCACTTCATCGAGCCCGTCTATGTCCAGAGCATTCTTATTG GCGACTCCGGTTGCGGTGACACTCGCGGCATGGAGTTGGCTGTGATCCGCCGCACGGAGACCATCACCTTCCAGCTACCCATGTTCTACTGCATGATGAGGCCTCAAATCTTTACGGTGCCTCCCGTGGCCAGCAGCAGCGGCGACGACGACCTCCAGGTGGCCTACAGTCTCAACTGGAGCGAAGGCGACATCTCCATCGAAGTGGTGGACGGTCTGAGTGGCAGGACCCTAGACGA GTCTCCCTTCAAGAGTGGCTCAGCTCTGGCAAGCCGGCTGTGCAAAGCAGCGATGCTTCACCGTTTCAAGTTGGTGGCCAAAGAGGCCGAGAGGCAGGAGCTGCTGGCCACAAGTTCCTACAGAGAAGCCAAG AGGATGTCCAAGCCGTACCAGGAGGCCAAGAATATGCTGAGGGCGTTCCTGTTGCAGCAAGGCTACGGTTCTTGGCCAGACAAGATTATGGTCAGTGACACCTTCAACATGTAA
- the adad1 gene encoding adenosine deaminase domain-containing protein 1 isoform X4: MFSGRQPAYGSQGACMAQTPKHHPQQQTKNKFSSGPSVEPQMLIDRYKRGETHAVSLLHQLAQSLQFHLEIKETVTAGNTTRLIFAFCVLIDGVQYKTGMGPTKKEARLKAAELALHDLLPTLDKEKSDLPNTSAFPPLLPAKEESFMSEIQSSRLIRERKSPANLQIPNAVRDQLTKLMNSHPQFSACAATIAAFVIQTSSGCEVVALGSGNYNAKESTSTNGRVVHDSHAVVTARRSLMRFFYQQLLMFYSKTPHLTEKSIFQHNNNNNNSGLLSLKSGITLHLYVNHLPKGATKKPFSMSLNPLSITAWQMNNELGLHLLVEGKVFPVFTFEHCSSKMVSMSAADKITQWQVLGYQGALLSHFIEPVYVQSILIGDSGCGDTRGMELAVIRRTETITFQLPMFYCMMRPQIFTVPPVASSSGDDDLQVAYSLNWSEGDISIEVVDGLSGRTLDESPFKSGSALASRLCKAAMLHRFKLVAKEAERQELLATSSYREAKRMSKPYQEAKNMLRAFLLQQGYGSWPDKIMVSDTFNM, encoded by the exons ATGTTTTCTGGTAGACAACCCGCTTATGGTTCTCAAGGAGCCTGCATGGCACAAACACCAAAGCATCATCCtcagcaacaaacaaaaaacaaattttctTCAG GTCCATCTGTGGAACCACAAATGCTGATTGACAGGTACAAGCGTGGCGAGACGCACGCCGTGTCCTTGCTGCATCAGTTGGCCCAGTCTCTGCAGTTCCACCTGGAGATCAAGGAGACGGTGACCGCAG GTAACACAACAAGGCTGATCTTTGCCTTTTGCGTACTGATCGATGGCGTCCAGTACAAGACTGGCATGGGACCCACAAAGAAGGAGGCCCGGCTCAAAGCCGCAGAGTTGGCCCTTCATGACCTGCTGCCCACTTTGGATAAAGAGAAGTCCGACCTCCCCAACACGTCAG CGTTCCCACCGCTGCTACCAGCCAAAGAGGAGTCGTTCATGTCAGAGATCCAGTCCAGTAGATTGATTCGTG AGAGGAAAAGTCCTGCTAACCTGCAGATACCAAATGCTGTCAGGGATCAGCTCACCAAGTTGATGAACAGCCACCCTCAGTTCTCTGCCTGCGCAGCCACCATTGCAGCGTTTGTCATTCAGACTT CCAGTGGATGTGAGGTGGTGGCTCTCGGCAGTGGCAACTATAACGCCAAAGAGAGCACGTCAACAAATGGACGTGTTGTGCACGACTCGCATGCGGTGGTGACTGCCAGGAGGTCACTTATGAg ATTTTTCTACCAGCAACTACTGATGTTCTACAGCAAAACACCCCATCTGACTGAGAAGTCAATCTTtcagcacaacaacaacaacaacaacagtgggCTCCTCAGCCTGAAGAGCGGCATCACCCTGCACCTCTATGTCAACCACCTGCCAAAGGGTGCCACCAAGAAACCTTTCAGCAT GTCCCTGAACCCACTTTCCATCACAGCATGGCAGATGAACAATGAGCTAGGCCTGCACTTGTTGGTAGAGGGCAAG gtgttcCCAGTTTTCACATTCGAGCACTGCAGCTCCAAGATGGTCAGCATGTCGGCGGCGGACAAGATCACCCAGTGGCAAGTGCTGGGCTACCAGGGAGCCTTGCTGAGCCACTTCATCGAGCCCGTCTATGTCCAGAGCATTCTTATTG GCGACTCCGGTTGCGGTGACACTCGCGGCATGGAGTTGGCTGTGATCCGCCGCACGGAGACCATCACCTTCCAGCTACCCATGTTCTACTGCATGATGAGGCCTCAAATCTTTACGGTGCCTCCCGTGGCCAGCAGCAGCGGCGACGACGACCTCCAGGTGGCCTACAGTCTCAACTGGAGCGAAGGCGACATCTCCATCGAAGTGGTGGACGGTCTGAGTGGCAGGACCCTAGACGA GTCTCCCTTCAAGAGTGGCTCAGCTCTGGCAAGCCGGCTGTGCAAAGCAGCGATGCTTCACCGTTTCAAGTTGGTGGCCAAAGAGGCCGAGAGGCAGGAGCTGCTGGCCACAAGTTCCTACAGAGAAGCCAAG AGGATGTCCAAGCCGTACCAGGAGGCCAAGAATATGCTGAGGGCGTTCCTGTTGCAGCAAGGCTACGGTTCTTGGCCAGACAAGATTATGGTCAGTGACACCTTCAACATGTAA
- the adad1 gene encoding adenosine deaminase domain-containing protein 1 isoform X3 — protein MADSYPSRRLLQVQPYHLHVKPGREKAIRMFSGRQPAYGSQGACMAQTPKHHPQQQTKNKFSSGPSVEPQMLIDRYKRGETHAVSLLHQLAQSLQFHLEIKETVTAGNTTRLIFAFCVLIDGVQYKTGMGPTKKEARLKAAELALHDLLPTLDKEKSDLPNTSAFPPLLPAKEESFMSEIQSSRLIRERKSPANLQIPNAVRDQLTKLMNSHPQFSACAATIAAFVIQTSSGCEVVALGSGNYNAKESTSTNGRVVHDSHAVVTARRSLMRFFYQQLLMFYSKTPHLTEKSIFQHNNNNNNSGLLSLKSGITLHLYVNHLPKGATKKPFSMSLNPLSITAWQMNNELGLHLLVEGKVFPVFTFEHCSSKMVSMSAADKITQWQVLGYQGALLSHFIEPVYVQSILIGDSGCGDTRGMELAVIRRTETITFQLPMFYCMMRPQIFTVPPVASSSGDDDLQVAYSLNWSEGDISIEVVDGLSGRTLDESPFKSGSALASRLCKAAMLHRFKLVAKEAERQELLATSSYREAKRMSKPYQEAKNMLRAFLLQQGYGSWPDKIMVSDTFNM, from the exons atggctgattcttatccatccaggaggcttcTACAGGTGCAACCGTATCATTTGCATGTCAAACCAg gACGGGAAAAGGCTATCAGGATGTTTTCTGGTAGACAACCCGCTTATGGTTCTCAAGGAGCCTGCATGGCACAAACACCAAAGCATCATCCtcagcaacaaacaaaaaacaaattttctTCAG GTCCATCTGTGGAACCACAAATGCTGATTGACAGGTACAAGCGTGGCGAGACGCACGCCGTGTCCTTGCTGCATCAGTTGGCCCAGTCTCTGCAGTTCCACCTGGAGATCAAGGAGACGGTGACCGCAG GTAACACAACAAGGCTGATCTTTGCCTTTTGCGTACTGATCGATGGCGTCCAGTACAAGACTGGCATGGGACCCACAAAGAAGGAGGCCCGGCTCAAAGCCGCAGAGTTGGCCCTTCATGACCTGCTGCCCACTTTGGATAAAGAGAAGTCCGACCTCCCCAACACGTCAG CGTTCCCACCGCTGCTACCAGCCAAAGAGGAGTCGTTCATGTCAGAGATCCAGTCCAGTAGATTGATTCGTG AGAGGAAAAGTCCTGCTAACCTGCAGATACCAAATGCTGTCAGGGATCAGCTCACCAAGTTGATGAACAGCCACCCTCAGTTCTCTGCCTGCGCAGCCACCATTGCAGCGTTTGTCATTCAGACTT CCAGTGGATGTGAGGTGGTGGCTCTCGGCAGTGGCAACTATAACGCCAAAGAGAGCACGTCAACAAATGGACGTGTTGTGCACGACTCGCATGCGGTGGTGACTGCCAGGAGGTCACTTATGAg ATTTTTCTACCAGCAACTACTGATGTTCTACAGCAAAACACCCCATCTGACTGAGAAGTCAATCTTtcagcacaacaacaacaacaacaacagtgggCTCCTCAGCCTGAAGAGCGGCATCACCCTGCACCTCTATGTCAACCACCTGCCAAAGGGTGCCACCAAGAAACCTTTCAGCAT GTCCCTGAACCCACTTTCCATCACAGCATGGCAGATGAACAATGAGCTAGGCCTGCACTTGTTGGTAGAGGGCAAG gtgttcCCAGTTTTCACATTCGAGCACTGCAGCTCCAAGATGGTCAGCATGTCGGCGGCGGACAAGATCACCCAGTGGCAAGTGCTGGGCTACCAGGGAGCCTTGCTGAGCCACTTCATCGAGCCCGTCTATGTCCAGAGCATTCTTATTG GCGACTCCGGTTGCGGTGACACTCGCGGCATGGAGTTGGCTGTGATCCGCCGCACGGAGACCATCACCTTCCAGCTACCCATGTTCTACTGCATGATGAGGCCTCAAATCTTTACGGTGCCTCCCGTGGCCAGCAGCAGCGGCGACGACGACCTCCAGGTGGCCTACAGTCTCAACTGGAGCGAAGGCGACATCTCCATCGAAGTGGTGGACGGTCTGAGTGGCAGGACCCTAGACGA GTCTCCCTTCAAGAGTGGCTCAGCTCTGGCAAGCCGGCTGTGCAAAGCAGCGATGCTTCACCGTTTCAAGTTGGTGGCCAAAGAGGCCGAGAGGCAGGAGCTGCTGGCCACAAGTTCCTACAGAGAAGCCAAG AGGATGTCCAAGCCGTACCAGGAGGCCAAGAATATGCTGAGGGCGTTCCTGTTGCAGCAAGGCTACGGTTCTTGGCCAGACAAGATTATGGTCAGTGACACCTTCAACATGTAA
- the adad1 gene encoding adenosine deaminase domain-containing protein 1 isoform X2, whose amino-acid sequence MCLVMLPELPCSLPSISDQIDTRREKAIRMFSGRQPAYGSQGACMAQTPKHHPQQQTKNKFSSGPSVEPQMLIDRYKRGETHAVSLLHQLAQSLQFHLEIKETVTAGNTTRLIFAFCVLIDGVQYKTGMGPTKKEARLKAAELALHDLLPTLDKEKSDLPNTSAFPPLLPAKEESFMSEIQSSRLIRERKSPANLQIPNAVRDQLTKLMNSHPQFSACAATIAAFVIQTSSGCEVVALGSGNYNAKESTSTNGRVVHDSHAVVTARRSLMRFFYQQLLMFYSKTPHLTEKSIFQHNNNNNNSGLLSLKSGITLHLYVNHLPKGATKKPFSMSLNPLSITAWQMNNELGLHLLVEGKVFPVFTFEHCSSKMVSMSAADKITQWQVLGYQGALLSHFIEPVYVQSILIGDSGCGDTRGMELAVIRRTETITFQLPMFYCMMRPQIFTVPPVASSSGDDDLQVAYSLNWSEGDISIEVVDGLSGRTLDESPFKSGSALASRLCKAAMLHRFKLVAKEAERQELLATSSYREAKRMSKPYQEAKNMLRAFLLQQGYGSWPDKIMVSDTFNM is encoded by the exons ATGTGTTTAGTCATGCTACCTGAGCTTCCATGTTCGCTTCCATCGATCAGTGATCAGATTGACACTC gACGGGAAAAGGCTATCAGGATGTTTTCTGGTAGACAACCCGCTTATGGTTCTCAAGGAGCCTGCATGGCACAAACACCAAAGCATCATCCtcagcaacaaacaaaaaacaaattttctTCAG GTCCATCTGTGGAACCACAAATGCTGATTGACAGGTACAAGCGTGGCGAGACGCACGCCGTGTCCTTGCTGCATCAGTTGGCCCAGTCTCTGCAGTTCCACCTGGAGATCAAGGAGACGGTGACCGCAG GTAACACAACAAGGCTGATCTTTGCCTTTTGCGTACTGATCGATGGCGTCCAGTACAAGACTGGCATGGGACCCACAAAGAAGGAGGCCCGGCTCAAAGCCGCAGAGTTGGCCCTTCATGACCTGCTGCCCACTTTGGATAAAGAGAAGTCCGACCTCCCCAACACGTCAG CGTTCCCACCGCTGCTACCAGCCAAAGAGGAGTCGTTCATGTCAGAGATCCAGTCCAGTAGATTGATTCGTG AGAGGAAAAGTCCTGCTAACCTGCAGATACCAAATGCTGTCAGGGATCAGCTCACCAAGTTGATGAACAGCCACCCTCAGTTCTCTGCCTGCGCAGCCACCATTGCAGCGTTTGTCATTCAGACTT CCAGTGGATGTGAGGTGGTGGCTCTCGGCAGTGGCAACTATAACGCCAAAGAGAGCACGTCAACAAATGGACGTGTTGTGCACGACTCGCATGCGGTGGTGACTGCCAGGAGGTCACTTATGAg ATTTTTCTACCAGCAACTACTGATGTTCTACAGCAAAACACCCCATCTGACTGAGAAGTCAATCTTtcagcacaacaacaacaacaacaacagtgggCTCCTCAGCCTGAAGAGCGGCATCACCCTGCACCTCTATGTCAACCACCTGCCAAAGGGTGCCACCAAGAAACCTTTCAGCAT GTCCCTGAACCCACTTTCCATCACAGCATGGCAGATGAACAATGAGCTAGGCCTGCACTTGTTGGTAGAGGGCAAG gtgttcCCAGTTTTCACATTCGAGCACTGCAGCTCCAAGATGGTCAGCATGTCGGCGGCGGACAAGATCACCCAGTGGCAAGTGCTGGGCTACCAGGGAGCCTTGCTGAGCCACTTCATCGAGCCCGTCTATGTCCAGAGCATTCTTATTG GCGACTCCGGTTGCGGTGACACTCGCGGCATGGAGTTGGCTGTGATCCGCCGCACGGAGACCATCACCTTCCAGCTACCCATGTTCTACTGCATGATGAGGCCTCAAATCTTTACGGTGCCTCCCGTGGCCAGCAGCAGCGGCGACGACGACCTCCAGGTGGCCTACAGTCTCAACTGGAGCGAAGGCGACATCTCCATCGAAGTGGTGGACGGTCTGAGTGGCAGGACCCTAGACGA GTCTCCCTTCAAGAGTGGCTCAGCTCTGGCAAGCCGGCTGTGCAAAGCAGCGATGCTTCACCGTTTCAAGTTGGTGGCCAAAGAGGCCGAGAGGCAGGAGCTGCTGGCCACAAGTTCCTACAGAGAAGCCAAG AGGATGTCCAAGCCGTACCAGGAGGCCAAGAATATGCTGAGGGCGTTCCTGTTGCAGCAAGGCTACGGTTCTTGGCCAGACAAGATTATGGTCAGTGACACCTTCAACATGTAA